The DNA segment AACAAAAGGAGGTAACTTTTATGCTAAAAGTAAAGAATCTAAAAATTCCTGATAATCCGGAGTACAGGAAACTTAAGGAGTACATTGATGAAAACAAGGGTAAAAGGGGTTCAATTCTACAGATACTTCTTGAAGCACAAAGGATATTTGGCTATCTTCCAGAGGAAGTACAGTACTTTATTGCCAAAGAGACAGGCATCCCATCAGCTGATATCTATGGAATAATAACCTTCTATAACTTCTTTAGAACTGAACCTATAGGGAAATACCTTATAAACATATGTCGTGGTACAGCTTGTCATGTTAAAGGTTCAGAGGATATACTTGAAGCTCTATCGAAACATCTCAATGTAAAGATTGGTGGAACTACAAAGGATAGACTATTCACACTTTCAACGGCAAGATGTTTTGGAGCCTGTGGTCTTGCGCCTGTAATGATGATAAATAATGAGGTCTATGGGAGATTAAATCCAACAAAAGCT comes from the Caldisericia bacterium genome and includes:
- the nuoE gene encoding NADH-quinone oxidoreductase subunit NuoE; translated protein: MLKVKNLKIPDNPEYRKLKEYIDENKGKRGSILQILLEAQRIFGYLPEEVQYFIAKETGIPSADIYGIITFYNFFRTEPIGKYLINICRGTACHVKGSEDILEALSKHLNVKIGGTTKDRLFTLSTARCFGACGLAPVMMINNEVYGRLNPTKAVEIIKEIKEREV